The genomic DNA CGTACTTCGCGCGTTGCCGGTCGGTGAACCCTCGCGCCCTGCCGGTGACACCCGACCGGCGACACCTGGAGACGGGAAGTCGGCGCGCGTGGGCGCTCAGCTTTCGAGGAGCGTCAGCTTCTCGCGTGCTTCGAACTCACCCCGCAGCCCTGCGTAGTCGTCCGCCGTGAACGCGCGGAAGGCCGCATCCCCGCGCTGTCGCCAGAAGAGCGGCGCATCGGGCAGCGCCGTGCGGTTGAAGTGCACACGTTTCAGGTTCCGCACCAACACCTTCTGGGTCTGGGTGTACTCGAACTCGTCGACCAGGCGGATGTAGTCGGGGATCCACTTCGGGTCCATCCCGCCATGGGAGACCTGTTCCCGACAGAACGCGTAGAAGCCCTCCGGATCGAACTGTGCCCCCTCACGCAGCTTCAGCGCCGCCATCACGAGCTCGTCCGAGACCGAGCAGGGTGCGCCAAAGGCCGCCGCGAGGACGACGTCCGGGTGCTCCTGGAGGATGCGCGCCACCTGGGCCGCCGAGAAGTTCTCGCCGTCCTTGCGGATCCAGTCGTCCGTTCGGCCGTCGAAGAACAGGTAGCGGGTGCCGTCGCGCTCGAGGATGTGGCCGAGGTCGCCCGAGTGATAGATGCCTTCGCGGTACTTCGACGCGTTGGCTTCGGGGTTGCCGAAGTAGCCCTGGAAGAGGGCCGTATCGTCGGCCACCCGGCAGATTTCGCCCACCGCCTCGCCGTAGTTCGTGATCTTGCCGTCCTCGTCCAAGAGCGCGTTGGCACAGGGTTTTCCGCTCTCGTCGAGGATCTGGACGGCCGGGTCGGTGACCTCGCCCACGCTCCCGCGCGGGTCGTTCTTCGTGCGGAAGGTGCTGATCGCGGCCTCGGTCGAGCCGTAGAGCTCGAACATGTCCTCCAGCCCCAGCCAGTCGATGAAGCGATCGATGTCGGGCGGGGCCGCACCGTTGCCCACCGCGTATTGAAAGCGATTGTCCGGGTGGTTCGTCACCTCGGCCCGCAAACGGGCGAGGTCGTCTCCGTACTCGCGCTGCAAAGCGCCGAGGATGTAGTGGACGGGCTCGCCGACGTAGTTCCAATACGTGACGCCGTAGCGCAGTACGTCGGGCACGAAGGCGCTGGCGCTGAAGCGCGGCCGCATCGAGAGCGCGCCTCCCGAGAAGAAGGCCGGCATGTAGCCGAGAAACAGTGCGTTCGAGTGGAAGAGCGGCATGCACGCGTAGCCGACCGCGCTCGGGTCCAGCCCGAGCTGACCGGTCAACCGCGCACCGATCGCGAGCAGCTTGAAGTGATTGTTGTTGATGCCCTTCGGAAGCCCGGTCGTTCCCGAGGTGTAGATCACCACCAGGTTCGTCTCGGGCTGCACGTCCACCGCGGGGGTGTCCAAGCTCTTCTCCGCGGTCCCGACCTCGGCGTCGATGCACGCCATGACGTCGCGCGGCCCGAGGGACGCGTCGCTCTCGGTGCGCAGGACCAGGATGTTCTCGTCCGGGATGTGGTGCAGCCGGGAGCGGACCTTCTCCACTTCGGGGTAGAGCCGCTCGTCCACGACCAGCAGCTCGGCCTCCGAGTGATCGAGAACCCCCGCCAGCGTTTCCCCGCGCAGTCCCGAGTTGACGCCGAACAGCGTATAGCCCTGATAGCCACAGCCCCCGAAGAGCGTCAGCAGCTCCGCGTGGTTCTCGAGCAGCATCGCCACGTGGCCCGTGCGTCCTCGGGCAGCGCCGAGACGCTGCCCGAGGAAGCGCGCCCAGCGCACCGACTCGTCACGCACCTGTTTCCAGGTGAAGCGACGGTCTCCGTCGAGCAGCGCAGTCGCGTTTTCGAGATCCGGGTGACTGGCGCGCGCGTCGAGCTGAGCGCCGATAACGAAGGGCTGATCCTGGGGAGGCGAGAAAGCCAAGGCGAATCTCCCGGGTGCGGTGCGACGTGCGTCGCGATCCTACCAGGGAACGAGGCTGTCTCGAACCGACGAAGCCGCGTACTGCGACGCGCCGGTGGCGACGCGCAAGCCGGGCGGCCGCCCTGTCGGGCAAGCCGACGGGCGCATCCGGGGGTTTGGGAGCGCTCTCAGTACTCGATGATCTCGAGGATGTAGCGCTTCTTCTCTTTGCCACTCGCCGCCGCCATCAGCGTCCGAATGGCGGAAGCGTGCGCCCCACCCTTCCCGATCACCTTGCCCAGATCCTCTTTCGCGACCCGGAGCTCCAGGACGTGGGCGTGCTCCCCAATCACTTCCTTGATCTGGACTTCTTCCGGTCGATCGACCAGCGCTTGCACGATCGCAGTGATCAGCGACTTCACCGGTGCCTCCACTTCTGCATCGGCGGCGCCAGAATCCCCCCGGCTCGCCCCCCCGCGAAGACCGGCCTGGTGCCGCTCGGCCCGATGCCCCTCGGCATCACCATAGCGCAGTCGGACCGCCATGAATACGCGACTTTGGGTCCCACCTGCCCGCGACTGCTCAAGTTTCGGCGAACGCTACCCGATCTCTGGGAGGTGCCGATCCTGACTTTCGACGATGTGTGTATGGGGTTTGGGCCCCAAGCCGATCTCCTGCGCGAACTGGCGTTTCAGGTGGGTGCCGGCGAGACCGTGGGGATCCAGGGGGCGAACGGGGTCGGCAAGTCGACCCTCCTGCGGCTGGCCGCCGGACTGCTGCGCCCCCGACGGGGCCAGATCCGGGTCCTCGACGCGGAGGCGCCCGTCGCGCGCCGCCGTGGCTGGATCGGCTGGTGCCATCCGGACACGGGCTTCCTGCGGCGGGTCTCGCTGCGGACGAACCTGGCGACCCTCACCCGCTTCGACCGGTCGCCAAGTGCATCCCTCGCGGACCGCCTCGAGACCCTCGCCGAAGGGCTCGGCCTCACGCCCTATCTGGAGGTTCCGTGCGAACGCTGCTCGAGCGGCACCCTACAACGCGCGCGCCTGGTGCAAGTACTCCTGCGCTCACCGCGCGTCGCGCTGCTCGACGAGCCCCTGCGCGGGATCGATGCGGCCAGCCGACCGGGCGTTGCGCGCTTCGTGCGTCGCCAGCTCGGAGCCGCCGCCTGTCTCTGGGTCAGCCATTCCCAGGACGAACTCGACGGCGTCGCCGACAAGGCGCTGACACTCCACGACGGTCGACTCCACGCCGGAGCCCGCCACGCGGCGGCGGCATGACCCGCTTCGTCCGCCAGTGCCTGGCCGTCGCACACCGCGACGCCGCCGTGCATCGAAGCTACGGCTGGACCGCCTGGCTCGGATTGGGCACCGCGGCGCTGGGCCTGCTGTCGTACTTCTTCATCGGCAAGTTGGTCTCCCCGCAGACGACGCTCCTGCCGGGAGGCGACTACTTCGCCTTCGTCTGGCTCGGCGTGACCCTGCAGCTGTGGGTCACCGCGACGCTCAGCGGATTGGGACACGGGCTCGCCCGGCAGGCGGCCGAGGGCACCCTCGAGAGTTCTCTCGCCGCAGGCGCGTCCCCGCTGGCGCTGGTGTTCGGTCCCGCGCTCGTGCCGAGCGCCTTTGCGTTGGTTCAGGCGGTGATCACGCTGGGCCTGGGTCTCGGCGTGTTCGGGTTGCACCTCGAGGCGAGCGGCTGGGCGCTGGCGGGCTTCGCCATCGTCGCAACGCTGGTCGCCTGTGCGCCGATCGGCATCGTCGGTGCCTGCGCGTGGCTGGTCACGCGTCGCTCGGGATGGGTAATCAGCGCAACCCTGCTGGGATTCAGCGTGTTCGGGGGCGTGTACTTCCCGGTGGCGCTGCTGCCCGAGCCCTGGTCGGAGGTCGCACGCTGGGTACCGATCCAGGCGGGCCTCGAAGCGGCGCGCGGGGCGCTGCTCGAGGGCGCATCGTGGACGTCGTCCCAGACGGCCCTCCTCCGCCTCGCGTTGCTCAGCCTTGCCGGACTCCCGCTTTCGCTGGCCTGCTTCCGCTGGGCGCTGCGCCGCGCGGAACGGCGTGGTGATCTCGCGCTCGCCTGAGGCGTTCCCAGCGTCTTGCGGGACGCAGACACGCGGCCCGCAACCAGCCCCAACCCCGCGCGGAAGCGGACGCCAAACGCACGGGACGCGCCTCGCCCAGACGCGGCCCGCGCTCCACGGCAACGCCCAGGACATCACCGGGGGCGACCCAACCGTCGGCCTGGATCCGCGCGTCGCCAATCAGCTTCCAGCCCGCCGGTCGACGGCGGACCACGCGGTGCAACACCGGCCGCCCGCCCACGTCGGCGAGCACGATGTCTCCGAGCACGACGTCGCGCGCTTCACGCGCTTCGATCCGCAGCTCGTCTCCGGGACGCAGGGTCGGACGCATCGAGTGCCCGCCCGCGCGCAGACGCAGGGGCCCGCGGGCCAACGCAGCCCGCAGCAGCGGCAGCTCGGGGGTCTCGCTGCGCTCCGTCTTGGTGGGGCCGGAGGCCAGCGTCACGCCGACGCGGCCGCCGGCTGACGCCAGGCGTACGGCACGACGGATGGCGCCTTCGGGAAGTGGAGATCTCCGATCGGCACCTCGCGCACCAGCTCGTCGACCAGGTCGAGGGTGCGTGCGGCCGCGATCGGGTCGTGCGCGGGCAGGAAGGCGTTGCCGAGCACGGCCGCAGCCGCCGCCGCTCCCGCGAGCGGGGCCGCCTCCAGGCTACCGGCCTGGTGGATCGCGTGGATCGACGCCAACCGCACCCGTCGTCGTGAGGCCAGCGGTGCGTCGCCATGCCAGGGCGTCCCGCAGACCTCGAACCCGGAGTCGGGTCGCTTCCACAGCACGATCCGATCGTCCGAGAGCACCTCGCAGTCGCCACGACCGAGTTCGAGACGCGCGACCGTCGTCTTCCCGGCGCCCGAGCGCCCGGTGTAGAGGCGTGCGCGCTCGCCCCGCGCGACCCCACAGGCATGCAGCAGGAGCCCTCCACAGCGCGCAAGGCGGTGCAGATAGATCAGCTCGTCGAGCGGATACGCGAGCGGGTAGAGCACCTCGCGCACGTAGAACGAGTCGGCAGCCACCTCGACGACACCGTTCTGGAACTCCGCGTCGAAGCGCGCCACGCGGAGCAGCTCGCCCCGCACCGCGAGGCTGAACACCCAGCCGTCGTCGACGCGAGCGACGTCGAAGATGCCGCCCTCCGAGTCATAGGCCAGCGCGGCCCGCGGAGGCGCTTCGAGACGATCCCGCACGGCGACCCGGACGCGCACGTCCGCGTCCTCCGGCGTCGAGGCGAAGCGCAGCAGCGGCCCGTCGGGCCACTCCCAGGGCAACGCGTCCGGCACCTCGATGGCCATTCGCAGCCCGGCCACCTCGAGCCCGCGGAAGCTCACGACCCGATGTTCAGACACATCACGGTCGGCTGGCTCGACTGCGCACACGTTCCCGCGGCGCCGCCGAACCCCCCGGCCAGATTGTCCATCTTGCAGTTGTCCGGGAAGCTCGCCATGACGTCGAGCTCGACGACGCGAATCTCCGGCGCCTCGTAGGGGCGCTTCTTTGCCTCGTCGCTCACCCGATGCCTCCGATCTGCAGGAGCGTCCCGCTTCCGCAGCCTCCGCCGCTCGACCCACAGCCACCACCACTCGCGCAGCTCCCGCATCCGGTCGGCGCCGGGGCGGCGTCGTCGAGCGCCCCCCCGTAGGTCTGTTCGCGCACCGCGGTCAGGGAGCACTGGAACTCGACGTGGGACTGCTGGTTCTGG from Myxococcota bacterium includes the following:
- a CDS encoding ABC transporter permease; this encodes MTRFVRQCLAVAHRDAAVHRSYGWTAWLGLGTAALGLLSYFFIGKLVSPQTTLLPGGDYFAFVWLGVTLQLWVTATLSGLGHGLARQAAEGTLESSLAAGASPLALVFGPALVPSAFALVQAVITLGLGLGVFGLHLEASGWALAGFAIVATLVACAPIGIVGACAWLVTRRSGWVISATLLGFSVFGGVYFPVALLPEPWSEVARWVPIQAGLEAARGALLEGASWTSSQTALLRLALLSLAGLPLSLACFRWALRRAERRGDLALA
- a CDS encoding ATP-binding cassette domain-containing protein → MGFGPQADLLRELAFQVGAGETVGIQGANGVGKSTLLRLAAGLLRPRRGQIRVLDAEAPVARRRGWIGWCHPDTGFLRRVSLRTNLATLTRFDRSPSASLADRLETLAEGLGLTPYLEVPCERCSSGTLQRARLVQVLLRSPRVALLDEPLRGIDAASRPGVARFVRRQLGAAACLWVSHSQDELDGVADKALTLHDGRLHAGARHAAAA
- a CDS encoding KH domain-containing protein translates to MKSLITAIVQALVDRPEEVQIKEVIGEHAHVLELRVAKEDLGKVIGKGGAHASAIRTLMAAASGKEKKRYILEIIEY
- a CDS encoding AMP-binding protein, translating into MAFSPPQDQPFVIGAQLDARASHPDLENATALLDGDRRFTWKQVRDESVRWARFLGQRLGAARGRTGHVAMLLENHAELLTLFGGCGYQGYTLFGVNSGLRGETLAGVLDHSEAELLVVDERLYPEVEKVRSRLHHIPDENILVLRTESDASLGPRDVMACIDAEVGTAEKSLDTPAVDVQPETNLVVIYTSGTTGLPKGINNNHFKLLAIGARLTGQLGLDPSAVGYACMPLFHSNALFLGYMPAFFSGGALSMRPRFSASAFVPDVLRYGVTYWNYVGEPVHYILGALQREYGDDLARLRAEVTNHPDNRFQYAVGNGAAPPDIDRFIDWLGLEDMFELYGSTEAAISTFRTKNDPRGSVGEVTDPAVQILDESGKPCANALLDEDGKITNYGEAVGEICRVADDTALFQGYFGNPEANASKYREGIYHSGDLGHILERDGTRYLFFDGRTDDWIRKDGENFSAAQVARILQEHPDVVLAAAFGAPCSVSDELVMAALKLREGAQFDPEGFYAFCREQVSHGGMDPKWIPDYIRLVDEFEYTQTQKVLVRNLKRVHFNRTALPDAPLFWRQRGDAAFRAFTADDYAGLRGEFEAREKLTLLES